The sequence below is a genomic window from Oleidesulfovibrio alaskensis DSM 16109.
GCATCATCCGGACAACGGCCACCATCTGGAATTCCGCCCCTGCCCTGATGCAGATGCTGCTGTCGCATGTGACAGGCACAGCAAAAGCATTTCCTGCAAGCGTCCGCCTGACGCTGTTAAGCGGCGACTGGATATCACGCCGTATGGCGGCAGACCTGCGCAGTACGGCTCCGGACATGACTCTTGCCAGTCTGGGCGGCGCGACGGAAGCCGCCATCTGGTCGGTGCTGCACGTCATAAAAGATGTCGATTTCAGCCTCCATGCCATCCCGTACGGTACCCCCATGACCAACCAGCAGATGCACGTGCTGAATGCCGCACTGGAACCTTGCCCCGAGTGGGTGCCGGGACAACTGTACATCGGCGGCAGGGGACTGGCGGAAGGTTATCTTAACGACCGGCATAAAACGCAGGCGGCATTCATCACCCATCCTGCAACGGGAGAACGTCTGTATAAAACCGGAGACCTTGCCCGTGTAAGACCTGAAGGATTCATAGAATTTCTCGGAAGAGAAGACCAGCAGGTCAAAATAAGGGGGCACAGGGTTGAACTGGGTGAAATTGAAAACGCGCTCACACTCCATCCGCAAATTAAAGAGGCGCTGATCACGCTGCACGGCGAATCCATATCCGGCAAGCGCCTGCTTGCCTACCTGACAGTACAGCAGCAGCCACCTGCAGCAGAAGAACTGCGGGACCATCTGGCTCAGGTTCTGCCTCGTTTCATGATTCCGGACCATTTCTTTTTTCTTACGGAATTCCCTGTGACCGCCAACGGCAAGATTGACCACAAGGCTCTTCCGCTTCCTTCCGAAGAGCAGGCTACGCATGCCGTACAGACCGGCGGCAGCGATCTGGTGCAGGCGCTGCAGGGCTATCTGGCTGCGGCTCTGGAATCACAGGCGGTGCTCCCTGATGCGAACTTCTTTGATATGGGCGTCAGTTCCTTTCATCTGGTGCAGGTACAAAACGACATCCGGAACCATCTGGGCAAAGAAGTCCAGATCATGGATTTCTTTATGTACCCGACAATTACGGAATTTGCCGCCTTTCTGGAGCAGGACATCTCCGCAGTACATACGGAGCAGTCCGCATCCGCTGCCGCCGCCTCAGAAAAATCGCCGCGAAGACGTCAGGGGAAACGCCGGAACACAAGGTAGCCAGTTCCCTGCCGGACGGGAAGGAAAGCCCCCCGCCGCTTTCCTTCCCGGATTCAGGCTCTGCACACATTTTCCCAAGAACAGAAAGGAATATTATGTCTTCTGAATACATTGCAGAAAGAATTGCCGTAATCGGAATGTCCTGCCGCTTTCCCGGAGCATCTTCTCCCGACGCCTTCTGGCACAACATCCTGCTCGGCACCGAGTCACGTTCCGAGTTTACCGGAAGTGACCTTCTTGATGCCGGAATTACCGAAAAGTCCCTGAAAGACAAAAACTATATTTCTTCAGGCTGCATAATCGACGACAGCGATGTGGAAACATTTGATCCCGCTTACTTTGCCATATCCCATACCGAAGCAGAGGTAATGGATCCTCAGCAGCGGCTTTTTTTGAAATGCGCAGTGGAAGCGATGGAAAATGCCGGCTACCACGGCCGGGATGGCTTGCGCACAGGTGTTTATGCCGGATCACGCACCAGCACCTATATTCACGGTTTTTGCGGCAACCCCTATCTGCAGTCCGGCACGGGTGAGGGGTTTCAGATTCTCGTGGGCAATGACAAAGACTACCTTGCCAACCGGGTGGCATATAAGCTCAATCTCAAAGGGCCTGCCGTAGTTGTCCAGTCTGCCTGCTCCACATCACTGCTGGCAATTCATCTTGCCTGCGAAGCTCTGCGCAGCGGCGAGTGCGACATGGCCCTTGCGGGCGGCGTTGCGCTGATGATTCCGCAGCGCATGGGCTTTGAACATCAGGAAGGAATGATCCTGTCACCGCAAGGGCATTGCAGACCCTTCTGCGCAGATGCGGACGGCACTGTTTTCGGCAACGGTGCCGGTATTGTCGTCCTGAAACGTCTGGAAGACGCTCTGCGTGACAGCGACCACATAGAGGCAGTCATTGCAGGCTCAGCAGCCAACAATGACGGTGCAGCCAAGGCAGGCTATACAGTACCCAGCCACGAAGGACAAACAAGAGTCATAGAAGACGCACTGGCATACTCCGGCGTGGAAGCTGCAAGCATAGGGCTTATCGAGGCCCACGGCACCGGCACCCCGCTTGGCGACCCCATTGAAATAGCCGCGCTCTCCTCTGTCTATGCAGACAGAACAACCCGTAAGGAATTTTGCGCCGTAAGCTCCATCAAGGCGAACATAGGACATCTGGACGCGGCAGCTGGCGTTGCAAGCTTCATTAAAGCCGTCCTGTGCGTCAAACATGCCCGGATTCCTCCCGCTGCAAACTTCACCACCCTCAATCCGCGGATAAAACTGGACGGATCACCTTTTTACATCCCTCGCCGGGCGGCGCAGTGGAATCGCACGGCAACACCGCGGCGGGCAGGAATAAGCTCGTTCGGCATAGGTGGAACCAATGTGCACATGTACATTGAAGAGCCGCCCTTACAGCCGGCAATGCCGGATACAGGCAGCAATCCTGTTCTGCTGACAGTATCCGGCAATGATGCCGCTGCGTTGCAACGCAATCTCATACGTTGGGCAGACTATGTTGTTCAGGAACATACAACACAGGACTGGCGGCTGGCAGATGCATGCTATACCGCGGCCACGGGAAGAAAACACTGCCGGTACCGTTATGCTGTAACAGCCTGCACTGCGCAGGAAATGCATACGCACCTGCGTAATGCAGCGCAAAGCAGCATGTTCCGGCAGACCGGCGGAGGGCTGAAAACAGCGTTTGCCTTTACCGGACAGGGCACCCAGTACACAGGTATGGGGCAAAAAGCATACAGCACATACCCCGTGTTCAAAGAGGCTTTGGATACATGCGCTGATATTCTGGCCGATACCCTCGACTATCCCCTGCCTGAAATTCTCTTCAACCCTGCCTGCAAGGACCTCCTCTGCCAGACGCGCTACGCGCAGCCCGCACTTTTTGCTCTGGAATACGCGCTGGCTACTCTGCTCCGGTCGTGGGGAATAACTCCTGCCGCAGTGATAGGCCACAGTGTCGGAGAATATGTGGCCGCAGTCGTAGGCGGTATTTTTTCTCTTCAGGACGGTCTGGCGATAATAGCCAAACGCGGCGAACTGCTGCAAAACCTTGCTGGCGGAACCGGCATGACCGCAGTCCGGCTGCAAGAGGATCAGCTTGAAAAACTTATAAAAAAAATGGGCCTGCCTCTGGATATCGCAGCTGTGAATGCCGATTCCGGCACCGTGGTTGCCGGCACGTCAGAAGCCCTTGCACTGCTGCACGCCGAACTTGGCAGACAGAATACAGCCCACACGCCTTTGAAAGTTTCCCACGCGTTTCACTCACGCCATACCGAACCGGCAATGGACCCGTTCGCAACGTTCCTGCAGGGCTTTTCCATCAGCCCCCCTGCAATGGATTTCATATCCAACCTGACGGGAAAAAAAGAGAATTCCGCAGTGCAGTCCCCGGAATACTGGGCTTCCCACATCCGGAATACTGTCAGGTTCAAAGACGGGGTCCGCTGCCTGCAGGAGTGCGGCATCACAACCGTTATAGAAATCGGCCCCGCAGAAGTGCTCTCAACACTGGCGCAGTTCAACGCAGACGCAACGGAAGAAACCCCGCGCAACCGGCAGATGCCGCTATGGATTCCTTCTTTGCGCAGGGGAATTGATGATGAGCAGAGCCTGCTTGACATGCTTGGCCGCATATACCAGCAGGGCCACAATCCGGACTGGCACGCTGTATTTGCACACCGTCCGCACCGGCGTATTCCCGCACCGGTGTATTCATTCAGCACCGAACGGTTCTGGCGCGGCAAAACACACGCCCGCATCAGGCACACGCTCCTGCGCGGACTGAGCTCGTCGCAAAAGCCGGACAGCTCTATCCGGGATATCGATATCAGGCGCTGGTCCGCCGCCTCTGAAGAGCTGGCAGCACTGTACTGCCGGAAAGCACTCCATGAACTGGACCAGCAAGCTCATCCCCCTGCTTCCGGATATTCTGAGCTTATAACCTCACTCCGTAAGCATCTGTCAGAAAAACATGCAGACATGCTCCCTGCAGGCGATATCACCATCGGACATCTGGAACAGAAAGAAAGGCAACTTGCAGAAGAATTCCCTCAGGCGCACGTCCTTCTTGCTTTTTTAAAACAGCGGGGAAGAACATTAAAGGACGTGCTCAGCGGACGCTGCAGGCCGGAACAGGCTGTTCTGGAAATGGGAGACACCGCGGAGTTCATGCAGCAGCTGCACGCCACACCTTTTTTCCGCTTTTACAATGAACAGTTGCAGAATGCCGTCAGCACCATCATTGCCGACACCTCTCACGGCAGCAAAGCGATCAGAATTCTGGAAGCAGGCGCTCTGACAGGTGGAGCATCGGCGTATCTTGCCCGTACCCTGAAAGAAAACATTGCATTTTCCATAGCGGAAGCTTCCGCGCACGCCGGAGCACTGGCCAAACGCAACATGCCTCAGCAGACCCGGGTGCTTGTTGCAGACATCTTTTCATCCCCTTGTCCGCAACAACACGGCCTATATGACATTATTATCGCCGCAAACCAGCTGCACGGTACTCCGGATGCAGAACTGGCCCTGCGCAATGCTGCTTCTTATCTGCTTCAGGGCGGGATACTGCTCTTCAGAGAGACATACAGACCGACACTGGTCACGCTTATGGCTTTCGGTCCGCTTTTGCCTGTACGGAAAGATACGGTCCTGCGCCCCCGCTCCGCGTATTTGTCTGACGGACAGTGGATTGAGCTGTGCACACGGTGCGGCTTCAGCCACGCAGTCAAACTGTTTGCCGGACATGAAGAAAACAGCATTTTGGGAGAAATAACGCTGGCGGCACAACGCGCAGAGAACAATCCCGGCGGCACATGGGCATTTGAAAACGACCTCTCCGGTTCTGCCGCACGCACTGACAGCATAACAGAAAAAAACAGCGGGCAGCCTTACGGCGTCTATACCGCCGAATGGATTCATGCGGGAAAGACAGATTCCGCCGGCAGCACTGCGGGCGTAACGTGGAGCGTCTACCCGCACCCGTCCGCATCACCTTTTGCTGAAAGCATCATTGCTCAGCTGCGCGCAGCCGGAGCGCCGTTCAGCATCCGCTTTGATGAGGCTGACACCCCCCTGCCGCCGGATAACATACTTTTTATTCCCGCAGAGCGGACAAGCGCGGACAGCAGCGAAGCCGATACAGCGGGACATGAAACCGGACGCTTTATTGCGCTGCTGCAACGCCACAGCAAAACCGCACGCCGGATACTGCTTTTGTGCCCGGCAGGCACCGATGCCATGCCGACTCCCACAGGTGCCGCACTGCAGGCTCTTGCAGAAACAGCGGCAGCAGAACACCCCGGAATAGAAATATCTGTACGCCATTGTAGCGCGGCAACATGCGCACGCCAGCTGCAGGCCGTGCTGACAGAAAACATGCGCGAGCCTGTCGTCATCACGGAAACAGGGGAGCTGCGCGTACGCCGGATACGGCGCACACAGCTTCCCCACGGACAACCCGGCATACAGATTGGCACCGCAGCAACATGCCTTATCACAGGAGGTCTGGGCGGGCTGGGGTTGCAGCTTGCCGGCTGGCTGATACAGCGCGGAGCACGCTCTGTTGTTCTGACGGGCAGAAACGCCCCTTCGCCGGAAGCAGATGAAAAAATCCGTGCATGGGTCAGGCAGGGAGTCCACATATCCACGGCAGCGGCGGATATTACCACTGAAGCAGGCTGGAGCCGCATTGAAACCGTACTGCGGGAACACCCCGAGGTAACGTATGTATTTCATGCAGCGGGAATTGCCAGCCAGAAGCCCGTCAACACACTGGAACAGCATGAACTGCAGGCAACGCTGGCAGCCAAGACATCAGGGACAGAACGTGTTCTTGCCTTCTGCAGCAGACACAATGCACATGCTGTTCTGTTCTCATCTATAGCCACCATGTGGACTACTTCCGGATTCGGTGCCTATGCGGCAGCCAACGCGTTTATGGACGCTCTGGCAATGCGGCAAAAAGTAACCGTGCTCAACTGGGGCGGCTTTTCCGATGCCGGTATGATAGCCGGCAGCAAAACGCTGCTGGACGGGCAACGCTCCATGGGGCTCTTTCCGCTTGTATGCGCAAGGGCTTTCGATACTCTTGATCTTGTACTGGCAAATGACATTCACCATGCCGCAGTCATTGATGCAGACTGGAAAAAATTCTTTGCCTCCCTGCAAACCGTACCTGCAGTTTTCACAGAACTGCACCCCTGCGGTGCCGAAAGCAGCCCCGCGGAAAAAACGCAACACAACTCCGGCATACAGGAGCGGGGCTACGACATCACAACAATGTCTCATGCTCAGCGGATAACAGCAATTTCCGGCTGGCTGCACAACAACATTTCGGCGACACTGCGCATTGCTCCGGAAAAACTGACAAGTGACACTGATCTTCTCACTGTGGGGCTTGATTCTCTGCTGTTCCTCAGCCTTTCGCAGCAGCTCGAAAAGGAACTGGGGCTCAAGCTTTCTCCCGGTCGTATATTTGAAATGCCGACCATAGCAGAGCTTGCCGAATTTCTAGCCGGTGTGGAAGACAATGCAGAAGGACAAAAAAATACCAGAGCAGAAACACAGACCACCGGCAGCACCTGCGCCATCACACCGCAACCGCACCTGCGGCATGAACCGTTTCCCCTTACAGACATTCAGCATGCCTACTGGATAGGCAGGACCGGCGCTTTTGAACTGGGTGGTATTGCCTGCCAGAGTTATGCCGAATTTAACGCCGCGGATCTTGACCCTGTGCGTTATGAAGAAGCCTGGAACAGGCTGATTGCAAGGCACGACATGCTGCGCGCGGTATTCATGCCGGACGGGACCCAGAAAATACTGGCGGAAGTTCCCCGCCTGACCATCCCTGTAAAAGAGCTGGCAGACCTGCCGGCTGCCGAACAGCAGAAACAGCTGCTTGCAATGCGTGAGTCTCTCTCGTCCATAACGCTTGATCCGGAGTCATGGCCGCTCTTTCATGTTGAAATTTCCCATACAGGGCAGGGCCGTTACCGCATACATATGATCCTCGATCTGCTCATCGTGGACGTTTTCAGCGGCATGCTGCTGATACGCGAGCTGCAGCACCTGTACGACGCTCCTGACACTGCCCTGCCTCCGCTCGAGCTTTCATTCCGCGACTATGTCATGGCGGAAATGGCATACAGAAAAAGCACCCGGTGGCAGCAGGCGCAGGATTACTGGATGCAGCGGCTGGACACTCTGCCGCCGGCACCGGACCTGCCGCTTGCCCGACAGATCAGCGATATAGAGCGCCCCCGCTTTTTCCGCAGACAGTACAGACTCGGCAAAGAACGCTGGAGCGCCATCAAGGGAGCTGCAGCCGCTAAAGGGATCACGCCTTCAAGTGTGCTGCTGGCAGGCTATGCCGAGGTGCTGGCGCAATGGAGTGCCTCCGCCCGCTTCACGCTGAACGTCACCCTCTTCAACCGCAAGCAGTTCCACAAACAGATCAATGAAATCATCGGAGACTTCACCTCCACCACTCTTTTGGAAATAGACATCACCCGGCAGTCCGGCTTTGCGGAACGGGCTGAAAGCCTGCAAAAACAGCTGTGGAAGGACCTTGAACACAGGGATTTCAGCGGAGTGCGCCTGCTGCGCGAGCTTGCACGCAAAGGCAGCCTGCGGCTGGGGGCTGCCATGCCCGTGGTATTTACTGCAAACATAACCAGCCAGAGCACACAGGAAAAAGCCGTGCTCGACACCCTGCATTTCCAGAGCACCCAGACCCCGCAGGTGTGGCTGGACAATCAGGTATATGAGGAAGAAGGCAACCTGCTTGTTTACTGGGATGTTGTTGATGACCTGTTTCCGGACGGCATGGTGGACGACATGTTCACAGCATATTGCTCCATTATCGATACTCTTGCCTCGGAATCCTGCAAGAGCGCGTGGGATGCGCCTGTACCGCAGCTGACACCCGGGGCGCAGCTTGCCGTGCGCAACAGGCGGAACTATCCCGTTCACCCCTGCTGCCACGACCTGCTGCACACCGCCCTTGAAGTACAGGCGGCAGCTGCCCCCCGTAAAACAGCCATCATCTGCCAGAACAGACACATCAGCTATGCACAGCTATGGCGTCAGGCCGCAGCGCTCCGCAATCAGCTTGCGGATGCAGGTATACGTTCCGGCACTCCGGTGCCTGTCCTGCTGCCCAAAAGCTGGCAACAGATCGCGGCCGTACTGGGCATACTGCAGGCAGGCGGCGCATACGTCCCGCTGGATGTCGAATACCCCGACGGCAGAATACGACACCTGATCAGCGAGCTGAAAACCGGCGTCGTTGTCACTGATGCAGCAAACAGCGCCCGGATCGAAAAAAGCGCCGGCCGGACCATTCTGGTCATGGAGCACCTTGAACCTGTGGCAGACCAGCCTGAGGTGTCAGCTTCACGCAGCACTCCGGATGATCTTGCCTACATAATTTACACATCAGGCTCCACGGGTACTCCCAAAGGGGTGATGACAAGCCACAAAGGCGCCGTCAACACCGTTCGGGATATAAACAGGCGCCTCGCGGTGACGGCTAAAGACAATGTTGCGGGACTAGCCAATCTGAACTTTGACCTTTCGGTCTATGACATTTTCGGTGTTCTGGGATGCGGAGGCAGCCTTGTACTGCCGGACATCCGGGACATGAAAAATCCCGCTTCATGGATCGATATGATTGAACAGGAACGCATCACCCTGTGGAACTCTGTG
It includes:
- a CDS encoding hybrid non-ribosomal peptide synthetase/type I polyketide synthase is translated as MSSEYIAERIAVIGMSCRFPGASSPDAFWHNILLGTESRSEFTGSDLLDAGITEKSLKDKNYISSGCIIDDSDVETFDPAYFAISHTEAEVMDPQQRLFLKCAVEAMENAGYHGRDGLRTGVYAGSRTSTYIHGFCGNPYLQSGTGEGFQILVGNDKDYLANRVAYKLNLKGPAVVVQSACSTSLLAIHLACEALRSGECDMALAGGVALMIPQRMGFEHQEGMILSPQGHCRPFCADADGTVFGNGAGIVVLKRLEDALRDSDHIEAVIAGSAANNDGAAKAGYTVPSHEGQTRVIEDALAYSGVEAASIGLIEAHGTGTPLGDPIEIAALSSVYADRTTRKEFCAVSSIKANIGHLDAAAGVASFIKAVLCVKHARIPPAANFTTLNPRIKLDGSPFYIPRRAAQWNRTATPRRAGISSFGIGGTNVHMYIEEPPLQPAMPDTGSNPVLLTVSGNDAAALQRNLIRWADYVVQEHTTQDWRLADACYTAATGRKHCRYRYAVTACTAQEMHTHLRNAAQSSMFRQTGGGLKTAFAFTGQGTQYTGMGQKAYSTYPVFKEALDTCADILADTLDYPLPEILFNPACKDLLCQTRYAQPALFALEYALATLLRSWGITPAAVIGHSVGEYVAAVVGGIFSLQDGLAIIAKRGELLQNLAGGTGMTAVRLQEDQLEKLIKKMGLPLDIAAVNADSGTVVAGTSEALALLHAELGRQNTAHTPLKVSHAFHSRHTEPAMDPFATFLQGFSISPPAMDFISNLTGKKENSAVQSPEYWASHIRNTVRFKDGVRCLQECGITTVIEIGPAEVLSTLAQFNADATEETPRNRQMPLWIPSLRRGIDDEQSLLDMLGRIYQQGHNPDWHAVFAHRPHRRIPAPVYSFSTERFWRGKTHARIRHTLLRGLSSSQKPDSSIRDIDIRRWSAASEELAALYCRKALHELDQQAHPPASGYSELITSLRKHLSEKHADMLPAGDITIGHLEQKERQLAEEFPQAHVLLAFLKQRGRTLKDVLSGRCRPEQAVLEMGDTAEFMQQLHATPFFRFYNEQLQNAVSTIIADTSHGSKAIRILEAGALTGGASAYLARTLKENIAFSIAEASAHAGALAKRNMPQQTRVLVADIFSSPCPQQHGLYDIIIAANQLHGTPDAELALRNAASYLLQGGILLFRETYRPTLVTLMAFGPLLPVRKDTVLRPRSAYLSDGQWIELCTRCGFSHAVKLFAGHEENSILGEITLAAQRAENNPGGTWAFENDLSGSAARTDSITEKNSGQPYGVYTAEWIHAGKTDSAGSTAGVTWSVYPHPSASPFAESIIAQLRAAGAPFSIRFDEADTPLPPDNILFIPAERTSADSSEADTAGHETGRFIALLQRHSKTARRILLLCPAGTDAMPTPTGAALQALAETAAAEHPGIEISVRHCSAATCARQLQAVLTENMREPVVITETGELRVRRIRRTQLPHGQPGIQIGTAATCLITGGLGGLGLQLAGWLIQRGARSVVLTGRNAPSPEADEKIRAWVRQGVHISTAAADITTEAGWSRIETVLREHPEVTYVFHAAGIASQKPVNTLEQHELQATLAAKTSGTERVLAFCSRHNAHAVLFSSIATMWTTSGFGAYAAANAFMDALAMRQKVTVLNWGGFSDAGMIAGSKTLLDGQRSMGLFPLVCARAFDTLDLVLANDIHHAAVIDADWKKFFASLQTVPAVFTELHPCGAESSPAEKTQHNSGIQERGYDITTMSHAQRITAISGWLHNNISATLRIAPEKLTSDTDLLTVGLDSLLFLSLSQQLEKELGLKLSPGRIFEMPTIAELAEFLAGVEDNAEGQKNTRAETQTTGSTCAITPQPHLRHEPFPLTDIQHAYWIGRTGAFELGGIACQSYAEFNAADLDPVRYEEAWNRLIARHDMLRAVFMPDGTQKILAEVPRLTIPVKELADLPAAEQQKQLLAMRESLSSITLDPESWPLFHVEISHTGQGRYRIHMILDLLIVDVFSGMLLIRELQHLYDAPDTALPPLELSFRDYVMAEMAYRKSTRWQQAQDYWMQRLDTLPPAPDLPLARQISDIERPRFFRRQYRLGKERWSAIKGAAAAKGITPSSVLLAGYAEVLAQWSASARFTLNVTLFNRKQFHKQINEIIGDFTSTTLLEIDITRQSGFAERAESLQKQLWKDLEHRDFSGVRLLRELARKGSLRLGAAMPVVFTANITSQSTQEKAVLDTLHFQSTQTPQVWLDNQVYEEEGNLLVYWDVVDDLFPDGMVDDMFTAYCSIIDTLASESCKSAWDAPVPQLTPGAQLAVRNRRNYPVHPCCHDLLHTALEVQAAAAPRKTAIICQNRHISYAQLWRQAAALRNQLADAGIRSGTPVPVLLPKSWQQIAAVLGILQAGGAYVPLDVEYPDGRIRHLISELKTGVVVTDAANSARIEKSAGRTILVMEHLEPVADQPEVSASRSTPDDLAYIIYTSGSTGTPKGVMTSHKGAVNTVRDINRRLAVTAKDNVAGLANLNFDLSVYDIFGVLGCGGSLVLPDIRDMKNPASWIDMIEQERITLWNSVPTLMQMLLEYLPNGLEGRLQTLRCIMLSGDWIPIQLAKEIKSRLPLAALFSLGGATEASIWSVIHAVEQIPPHWNSVPYGRAMDNQTVQVLDHLLRERPDNVTGGIYLGGTGLAEGYWNAPEKTERSFITHPADGRRLYRTGDLGRYLPDGSIEILGREDFQLKISGYRIEPGEIEAQLNSHPAVSQSIVSAITDNSGKKVLCAHWAGKKDTSPEELALFISETLPHYMVPKIFVHVTAFPLNANGKVDRSALHVPQEHYAVPERTATFSAAEQLVAQAMTEVLAVQPAGPEADFFDMGGDSLLAIRLINSLKKKTGISVSVPEFFQDSTIKAVAEKIAAHGNTGTGSRAETCLTAPAGQQNGPSVYLVHEGSGTHMRLRELHMQLSRRCKVTGIILPQHLPAGVSARKPDTLANYYADAIAASGEKGPCLVAGYCIGGFLAPLISRRLQYHGIATFQPVVIDPLPAKPLLTRDPVALLYWAASYFKIPPETLGLNFITLDVLEQIQNNTLEKNHPAGSVYHSLAGLSQQEAAAKLFSSLNGNADSFDNATMEQFSLWVNNIMNLQMGTADIRYVPPLKGITVIEAQLPESYSGAEFENIRDFWTKWSEGPDSVTVIPRSEDHLDIIGQSGSAFIADTIKSIMEQQLYAG